One genomic window of Candidatus Kuenenia stuttgartiensis includes the following:
- a CDS encoding RCC1 domain-containing protein, with product MRLKILTVLRVSMVASVVCGLMFFTQYTAGSYDGYAIGSTTGSLPDDGGSTPTATTGSATCVSLSSVLLNGWVNGNGLATTAWFDYGTSTGMYFDATTTIPCGTGSTYVNATLGDLTPWTTYYCRIASQNIGGISYGSETTFIPRSQISAGAYHTLTLKPDGAVWTWGANWNGQLGDESTTNRSTPVQVSGLTDVIAIAGGAYHTIALKSDGTVWAWGNNEGGQLGDGSTTDRSTPVQVSGLTDVIAIAGGYAHTIALKSDGTVWAWGDNEGGRLGDGSTTNRSIPVKVGGLSDVIAIAGGNAHTIALKSDGTVWAWGDNEGGQLGDGSTTNRSTPVKVSGLADVIAIAGGYSHTIVLRSDGTVWTWGHNEGGQLGDGSTTNRSTPVQVSGLADVIAIAGGVYHTIAVKSDGTMWAWGYNWYGQLGDGTTINSSTPVQVNGLTDVIAIAGGYYHTIAMKSDGAVWTWGFNYYGQLGDGSITNRSTPAQRSLSGMKSVATPTVTTGSATCVSLSSALLNGWVNGNGVATTAWFDYGTSTGMYFDATKTISCGTGSTYVGATLGDLTPWTTYYCRIASQNIGGIYYGSETTFMPRTQISAGAYHTLTLKPDGTVWAYGANWNSQLGDGSTTDSSTPVQVSGLTDAIAIAGGVYHTIALKSDGTVWTWGWNNSGQLGDGTTINRSTPVQVIGLTDVIAIAGGDYHTIALKSDGTVWTWGFNYYGQLGGGATTNRSTPVQVKGLADIIAIAGGYVHSIALKSDGTVWAWGYNGYGQLGDGSTTDHLTPVQVSGLTDIIAIAGGYIHTIALKSDGTVWAWGHNEGGQLGDGTTTNSSTPVQVSGLTDVIAVTARLYHTIALKSDGTVWTWGRNIYGQLGDGSTTERSLPVQVIGLTDVIAIAGGYYHTIALKSDGAVWAWGYNGNNQLGNWSTKNSSTPVRSLRYDMNSVTTPAVITGSTTCVSLSSVLLNGWVDGNRAATTAWFDYGTSSGVYFDTTATIPCGTSSAYISATLGSLTPWTTYYYRIAAQNSRGISYGSETIFLPRSQISAGAYHTLTLKPDGTVWACGANWNGQLGDGTTINRSTPVQVSGLTDVIAIAGGDYHTIALKSDNTVWAWGSNSYGQLGDGTITNRSIPTPVTYLTNIIAIAGGYVHTIALKSDGTVWAWGYNGYGQLGDGSTTNRSTPVQVSGLTDVIAIAGEYVHTVALKSDGTVWAWGYNGYGQLGDGSTTNRSTPVQVSGLTDVIAIAGGYVHTIALKSDGTVWTWGWNNSGQLGDGTTINRLTPVQVSGLTDAIAIAGGDYHTIALKSDNTVWAWGSNSYGQLGDGTTINRLTPVQVSGLTDAIAIAGGDYHTIALKSDNTVWAWGSNSYGQLGDVSTANSLTPAQCLLSPIVSTGTAINIGTTMVRSTPTARLP from the coding sequence ATGAGACTTAAGATACTAACGGTATTGAGAGTATCGATGGTGGCGAGCGTTGTATGTGGTCTTATGTTTTTTACCCAATACACGGCCGGCAGCTATGATGGGTATGCAATTGGTTCGACTACAGGTTCCTTGCCAGACGACGGCGGCAGCACCCCTACCGCAACAACAGGTTCAGCAACGTGTGTTAGCTTGAGTTCCGTATTACTGAATGGGTGGGTGAATGGCAACGGGTTGGCAACTACTGCGTGGTTTGATTATGGCACGAGTACAGGAATGTATTTCGATGCCACAACAACTATTCCATGTGGAACCGGCTCAACGTACGTAAATGCGACTTTAGGTGATTTAACGCCATGGACGACATACTATTGCAGGATAGCCTCTCAAAACATTGGAGGCATATCCTACGGAAGCGAAACCACCTTTATACCTCGGTCACAGATATCGGCAGGAGCATATCATACGCTAACACTGAAGCCAGATGGCGCCGTGTGGACATGGGGGGCAAACTGGAACGGTCAACTGGGAGACGAGTCAACGACAAACCGCTCAACGCCGGTGCAGGTAAGCGGCCTAACCGATGTAATTGCCATTGCTGGAGGGGCTTATCACACAATCGCCCTGAAATCAGACGGCACGGTATGGGCGTGGGGGAATAATGAAGGCGGTCAACTGGGAGACGGGTCAACGACTGACCGTTCAACGCCGGTGCAGGTAAGCGGCCTAACCGATGTAATTGCCATTGCTGGAGGATATGCGCACACAATAGCTTTGAAATCAGACGGCACGGTGTGGGCGTGGGGGGATAATGAAGGGGGTCGACTGGGAGACGGGTCAACGACAAACCGTTCAATACCGGTGAAGGTAGGCGGTCTAAGCGATGTAATTGCTATTGCGGGAGGGAATGCGCACACAATAGCTTTAAAATCAGACGGCACGGTGTGGGCGTGGGGGGATAATGAAGGGGGTCAACTGGGAGACGGGTCAACGACAAACCGTTCAACACCGGTGAAGGTAAGCGGTCTAGCCGATGTGATTGCCATTGCAGGAGGGTATTCCCACACAATAGTCTTGAGGTCAGATGGCACGGTGTGGACGTGGGGGCATAATGAAGGGGGTCAACTGGGAGACGGGTCAACGACAAACCGTTCAACACCGGTGCAGGTAAGCGGTCTAGCCGATGTGATTGCCATTGCAGGAGGGGTGTATCACACAATAGCCGTGAAATCAGACGGCACGATGTGGGCGTGGGGATATAATTGGTATGGTCAACTGGGAGACGGGACAACTATAAACAGTTCAACGCCAGTGCAGGTGAACGGCCTGACTGATGTAATTGCCATTGCCGGAGGATATTATCACACAATAGCCATGAAATCAGACGGCGCTGTGTGGACGTGGGGATTTAATTATTATGGTCAACTGGGAGACGGGTCTATAACAAACCGTTCAACACCGGCACAAAGATCGCTTTCCGGTATGAAATCCGTTGCTACCCCTACCGTGACGACAGGTTCAGCAACGTGTGTTAGTTTGAGTTCCGCATTACTGAACGGGTGGGTGAATGGCAACGGAGTGGCAACTACTGCGTGGTTTGATTATGGCACTAGCACGGGAATGTATTTCGACGCCACAAAAACTATTTCATGCGGAACCGGCTCAACGTACGTAGGTGCGACTTTAGGTGATTTAACGCCATGGACGACATACTATTGCAGGATAGCCTCTCAAAACATTGGAGGCATATACTATGGAAGCGAAACCACCTTTATGCCTCGGACTCAGATATCGGCAGGTGCATATCATACGCTAACACTGAAGCCAGATGGCACCGTGTGGGCATATGGGGCAAATTGGAATAGTCAACTGGGAGACGGGTCAACTACAGACAGTTCAACGCCAGTGCAGGTGAGCGGTCTAACCGATGCAATTGCCATTGCAGGAGGGGTGTATCATACAATAGCCCTGAAATCAGATGGCACGGTGTGGACTTGGGGGTGGAATAATTCTGGTCAACTGGGAGATGGGACAACTATAAACCGTTCAACGCCAGTGCAGGTAATCGGTCTGACTGATGTAATTGCCATTGCAGGAGGAGATTATCACACAATCGCCTTGAAATCAGACGGCACAGTGTGGACGTGGGGGTTTAATTATTATGGTCAACTGGGAGGTGGCGCAACGACAAACCGTTCAACGCCTGTGCAGGTAAAAGGTCTAGCCGATATAATTGCCATTGCAGGAGGGTATGTTCACTCAATAGCCCTGAAATCAGACGGCACGGTGTGGGCTTGGGGGTATAATGGATATGGTCAACTGGGAGACGGGTCAACTACAGACCACTTAACGCCGGTACAGGTAAGCGGTCTAACAGATATAATTGCCATTGCAGGGGGGTATATTCACACAATTGCCTTGAAATCAGACGGCACGGTGTGGGCATGGGGGCATAATGAAGGGGGTCAACTGGGAGATGGGACAACGACCAACAGTTCAACACCAGTGCAGGTAAGCGGCCTAACAGATGTAATTGCCGTTACCGCAAGGCTTTATCATACAATAGCCTTGAAATCAGACGGCACAGTGTGGACGTGGGGGAGGAATATTTATGGACAACTGGGAGACGGGTCAACCACAGAACGCTCATTGCCAGTACAGGTAATCGGTCTGACCGATGTAATTGCCATTGCAGGAGGGTATTATCACACAATTGCCTTGAAATCAGACGGCGCGGTGTGGGCTTGGGGGTATAATGGAAATAATCAACTGGGAAACTGGTCAACGAAGAACAGTTCAACGCCTGTACGGAGTTTGAGATACGACATGAATTCCGTTACTACCCCTGCCGTGATAACAGGTTCAACAACGTGCGTTAGCTTGAGTTCCGTATTACTGAATGGGTGGGTGGACGGCAACAGGGCCGCAACTACTGCGTGGTTTGATTATGGCACGAGCAGTGGAGTGTATTTCGATACCACAGCAACTATTCCATGCGGAACCAGCTCTGCGTACATAAGTGCTACTTTAGGATCTTTAACGCCATGGACGACATACTATTACAGGATAGCTGCTCAAAACAGCAGAGGTATATCCTATGGAAGTGAAACCATATTTTTGCCGCGATCACAGATATCAGCAGGTGCATATCATACGCTAACTCTGAAGCCAGATGGCACCGTGTGGGCATGTGGGGCAAATTGGAATGGTCAACTGGGAGATGGGACAACTATAAACCGTTCAACGCCAGTGCAGGTGAGCGGTCTAACTGATGTAATTGCCATTGCAGGAGGAGATTATCACACAATAGCCTTGAAATCGGATAATACGGTGTGGGCGTGGGGGTCTAATTCTTATGGTCAGTTGGGAGACGGGACAATTACAAACCGTTCAATACCGACGCCGGTGACTTATCTAACTAACATAATTGCCATTGCAGGAGGGTATGTTCACACAATCGCCCTGAAATCAGACGGCACGGTGTGGGCATGGGGATATAATGGATATGGTCAACTGGGAGACGGCTCAACTACCAACCGTTCAACACCAGTGCAGGTAAGCGGTCTAACCGATGTAATTGCCATTGCAGGGGAGTATGTCCACACAGTCGCCCTGAAATCAGACGGCACGGTGTGGGCATGGGGATATAATGGATATGGCCAACTGGGAGACGGCTCAACTACCAACCGTTCAACACCAGTGCAGGTAAGCGGTCTAACCGATGTAATTGCCATTGCAGGGGGATATGTTCACACAATCGCCTTGAAATCAGATGGCACGGTGTGGACGTGGGGGTGGAATAATTCTGGTCAACTGGGAGATGGGACAACTATAAACCGTTTAACGCCAGTGCAGGTAAGCGGTCTAACCGATGCAATTGCCATTGCAGGAGGGGATTATCACACAATAGCCTTGAAATCGGATAATACGGTGTGGGCGTGGGGGTCTAATTCTTATGGTCAGTTGGGAGATGGGACAACTATAAACCGTTTAACGCCAGTGCAGGTAAGCGGTCTAACCGATGCAATTGCCATTGCAGGAGGGGATTATCACACGATAGCTTTGAAATCGGATAATACGGTGTGGGCGTGGGGGTCTAATTCTTATGGTCAGTTGGGAGACGTGTCAACTGCAAATAGCTTAACACCGGCGCAGTGCTTGTTATCTCCTATTGTATCAACAGGCACGGCAATAAACATTGGAACAACCATGGTACGGTCAACACCAACGGCACGTCTACCATGA
- a CDS encoding RNA recognition motif domain-containing protein, protein MNIYAGNLARQTTEEELKQVFEEFGQVTSVTIIKDKFSGESRGFGFVEMPSRAEAQAALDSLNGKDLNGRVLNVNEALPRTDDRKQGGGGGRGRSGGGRSGGGGGRSGGGRSGGSGGGRSGGGRPW, encoded by the coding sequence ATGAATATTTACGCCGGCAACCTGGCACGACAAACAACAGAGGAAGAATTGAAACAGGTTTTTGAGGAGTTTGGGCAGGTCACGTCCGTAACAATCATTAAGGATAAATTCAGCGGAGAATCCAGAGGATTTGGATTTGTAGAAATGCCCTCAAGGGCAGAAGCGCAGGCTGCGCTAGATAGTCTCAACGGCAAAGATTTAAATGGAAGGGTTCTGAATGTTAATGAGGCGCTTCCCCGTACTGATGACCGTAAGCAAGGCGGCGGTGGTGGTAGAGGTAGAAGTGGCGGCGGTAGAAGCGGTGGCGGTGGCGGCAGAAGTGGCGGCGGTAGAAGCGGCGGTAGTGGTGGTGGTAGAAGTGGTGGCGGAAGGCCCTGGTAA
- the greA gene encoding transcription elongation factor GreA, translated as MSNELSAINHTIMEHTELEHLVNTEQYDKLEEQWLGIVESEIDDKKPLLHIINLLIRQEKKFAHDFLIMLESYYNEKNAYNDLLEVLKYILKYFPKEKGLAPKFAACYANIYKEKPYASLFISKSSIETSPETAASLKMLEKYFMFEQGDYVYHKSWGVGKVVSFDPEGEKIYIDFEKKNNHGIALEIASDILQKLEKDSLRAMVYCQKDILNKMIDEDPVGLIRLTLKHFHGKATLNNIKEQLLAGLLPPSAWSKWWTKTKKLILKDPYLQFTEGSPTTALLEIRTKPLTPHQEIINTLTQSGEIYKEIESARKYLAEGGKNTEKCKEILQKIKSLFTQEAEKLKDTHPSAVIECLLLAEQVQIMLNECPANYKDMIETVIKNSDNLSKLIGNICILEYKKHVLHRIKKIYPEHWQNEFASLFFDQNSHLWEFIIKELINENKQDSLNSVSQKIFSQFNAYPEHYFWFCRNNFYGRFPDLYANINSGTLFIQLIELINNIYFKMQKGRDGNIRSIFNKIKGLLEEKGTDHAINHLTESNAASMYNVVSGSKCIEDWFKISIESVIRDRFPEMIKKPEILTLDENKIYVTKHGYEKQKKELDNIMNIQFAENARDLGEAISRGDLRENAEYQAAREKQAQLIEKAERLKADLQKIVFIEPYTVKTNIVSPGTKVTIKNKDKETTETYTLLGPWDADIDKNIISYLSPIGKGLLNKKTGETVTIQLPENEIVCDIIKIEKAL; from the coding sequence ATGTCCAATGAACTTTCCGCGATAAATCATACTATTATGGAGCATACCGAGCTGGAACACTTAGTTAATACAGAGCAATACGATAAACTTGAAGAGCAATGGCTAGGCATTGTAGAATCGGAAATTGATGACAAAAAACCGCTCTTGCATATTATCAATTTACTTATAAGACAGGAAAAGAAATTTGCACATGATTTTCTCATTATGTTGGAATCTTACTATAACGAGAAAAATGCGTATAATGATCTATTGGAAGTTTTGAAATATATATTGAAATATTTTCCGAAGGAAAAAGGACTTGCTCCAAAATTTGCCGCTTGTTACGCCAATATCTACAAAGAAAAACCCTATGCAAGCCTATTCATTAGTAAATCCAGTATAGAAACATCCCCGGAGACTGCCGCATCTCTCAAAATGCTGGAAAAGTATTTTATGTTTGAACAAGGGGATTACGTATATCATAAGAGTTGGGGAGTTGGCAAAGTAGTTTCTTTTGATCCTGAGGGAGAGAAGATTTATATTGATTTTGAGAAGAAAAACAACCATGGAATTGCCTTAGAGATTGCTTCTGATATTTTACAAAAACTGGAAAAGGATAGTTTGCGGGCAATGGTGTATTGCCAAAAAGACATTTTGAACAAAATGATTGATGAAGATCCTGTGGGTTTGATCAGGCTTACCTTAAAACATTTTCATGGCAAGGCTACGTTAAACAATATAAAAGAACAACTCCTTGCAGGACTCTTGCCGCCATCCGCATGGAGCAAATGGTGGACAAAGACGAAAAAACTGATACTAAAAGACCCGTACCTCCAGTTTACCGAAGGCTCGCCAACCACTGCCCTTCTGGAAATCAGGACAAAACCATTGACGCCGCATCAGGAAATTATTAATACGCTCACTCAATCCGGGGAAATTTACAAAGAAATCGAGTCAGCCCGAAAATACCTCGCCGAGGGAGGAAAGAATACTGAAAAATGCAAAGAAATCTTACAGAAAATCAAGTCACTCTTTACGCAAGAAGCTGAAAAATTAAAGGACACACATCCTTCCGCCGTTATTGAATGCCTTCTCCTTGCCGAACAAGTGCAAATTATGCTGAACGAATGCCCTGCAAATTACAAGGATATGATTGAAACCGTTATAAAAAACTCCGACAATTTATCAAAACTAATCGGTAACATATGCATATTAGAGTATAAAAAACATGTTCTTCACAGAATCAAAAAAATATACCCGGAACATTGGCAAAATGAATTTGCCAGCTTATTTTTTGACCAAAATAGCCATCTTTGGGAGTTTATAATTAAGGAACTTATTAATGAGAACAAGCAGGATTCATTAAATAGTGTTTCGCAAAAAATATTTTCACAGTTTAATGCATACCCGGAACACTATTTCTGGTTCTGCAGAAACAATTTTTACGGACGTTTCCCGGATCTTTATGCGAATATTAATTCCGGAACACTTTTCATTCAACTAATCGAACTGATAAATAATATTTACTTTAAAATGCAAAAGGGACGTGACGGAAATATCCGATCGATATTTAATAAAATCAAAGGCCTGTTAGAGGAAAAAGGAACCGATCATGCCATAAACCATTTGACCGAATCCAATGCAGCCAGCATGTATAATGTAGTTTCGGGCAGTAAATGTATTGAAGATTGGTTTAAAATTTCCATTGAAAGCGTTATTCGCGACCGTTTTCCCGAGATGATTAAAAAGCCGGAAATACTCACCTTGGATGAAAATAAAATCTATGTTACAAAACATGGATACGAAAAGCAGAAGAAGGAACTCGACAACATCATGAATATTCAATTTGCTGAAAATGCGCGCGACCTTGGAGAGGCTATCAGTCGCGGTGATCTCAGAGAAAACGCAGAATATCAGGCGGCGCGTGAAAAACAGGCACAGTTGATCGAAAAGGCGGAACGATTGAAGGCTGACTTGCAAAAGATAGTTTTTATCGAGCCGTATACCGTAAAAACGAATATCGTCTCGCCAGGCACAAAAGTAACTATTAAAAACAAGGACAAAGAAACCACGGAAACGTATACACTGCTGGGCCCTTGGGATGCTGATATTGACAAAAATATTATCTCTTATCTGTCGCCAATCGGAAAAGGCTTGTTGAATAAAAAAACAGGTGAGACGGTCACTATCCAACTTCCGGAAAACGAGATAGTTTGCGATATTATAAAAATAGAAAAGGCATTATAA
- a CDS encoding glycerate kinase type-2 family protein gives MNTAESLRKDALQIYFAGLHAVEADTCIRKYMAVKENSLTIGGKTYDLGKYNNIYLTGFGKVSGFMAAAVEKLLGDKIKKGIVNVRYGYTTPCKYVKLNPAGHPIPDSSGINGTKEIIDIAKEANEDDLVFCLISGGGSALFELPYAGISLEEIKEITASLLKCGATIDEMNAIRKHLSLVKGGRFAGLCKAEMISVILSDVINDPLETIASGATSPDPSTFQDCEWILNKYNLHHKIPVSIQQHIQNGIHGYVEETPKPGDKIFDRVSNIIIGNNRTALAASKEKGGQLGYNTLILSSCIKGEAREIAKVFGAIAREIHASGCPAERPACIIAGGESTVTVKGNGLGGRSQEFSLSAAIEIDGLADTLILSAGTDGMDGNTEAAGAMVDGTTIINAKSKKLHPEKYLLNNDSFSFFKETNELIVTGPTKTNVMDVMLLLVK, from the coding sequence ATGAATACCGCAGAATCATTAAGAAAAGATGCGTTGCAAATTTATTTTGCTGGTTTACATGCTGTCGAAGCCGATACATGCATACGAAAATACATGGCGGTAAAGGAGAATAGTCTAACTATTGGAGGAAAAACGTACGACCTTGGCAAATATAATAATATTTATCTTACAGGGTTTGGAAAGGTGAGCGGGTTTATGGCTGCGGCAGTGGAAAAACTGCTGGGGGATAAGATAAAAAAGGGCATTGTAAATGTTCGTTATGGTTATACTACACCTTGTAAATATGTCAAACTTAATCCCGCAGGACATCCTATTCCAGATTCTTCAGGCATTAATGGCACAAAAGAAATCATCGATATTGCAAAAGAGGCAAATGAAGATGACCTGGTGTTTTGTTTGATTTCCGGCGGCGGATCAGCGCTGTTTGAATTGCCTTATGCAGGGATTTCCCTTGAAGAAATCAAGGAAATTACTGCTTCGTTATTGAAATGCGGCGCTACTATTGATGAAATGAATGCCATCCGTAAACATCTTTCTCTTGTAAAGGGGGGACGTTTTGCAGGCTTGTGCAAGGCGGAGATGATATCTGTTATATTGTCAGATGTAATAAATGATCCTTTAGAAACGATCGCTTCCGGAGCGACCTCGCCGGACCCCAGTACTTTTCAGGACTGTGAATGGATATTGAACAAGTATAATTTACATCATAAGATTCCCGTTTCCATACAGCAACACATTCAAAACGGGATCCACGGCTACGTGGAAGAAACGCCGAAGCCCGGCGATAAAATATTTGACAGGGTAAGCAATATTATCATCGGCAATAATCGCACGGCACTGGCTGCGTCGAAGGAAAAAGGAGGACAACTGGGGTATAATACGCTTATTTTATCTTCCTGTATAAAAGGCGAGGCCAGGGAAATAGCCAAGGTTTTTGGCGCAATTGCGCGGGAAATTCATGCTTCCGGCTGCCCTGCCGAGCGCCCTGCGTGTATTATCGCAGGCGGGGAGTCTACCGTAACAGTAAAAGGCAATGGTTTAGGCGGAAGGAGTCAGGAATTTTCCTTGTCTGCGGCAATAGAAATTGATGGATTAGCGGATACCTTAATATTAAGCGCGGGAACGGATGGAATGGATGGCAACACTGAAGCCGCAGGGGCAATGGTAGATGGCACTACCATTATAAATGCAAAGAGTAAAAAATTACATCCGGAAAAATATCTTCTTAATAACGATTCATTCTCTTTTTTCAAAGAGACAAATGAGCTCATTGTTACGGGTCCTACGAAAACAAATGTGATGGATGTTATGTTGCTGCTGGTTAAATAG
- a CDS encoding P-II family nitrogen regulator, producing MVVAGENVDKVVDCIKKEAQTGSIGGGKIFISPIDDIHRVRTGESDEAAI from the coding sequence ATTGTTGTTGCAGGCGAGAATGTGGATAAGGTCGTAGATTGCATCAAAAAAGAGGCACAAACGGGCAGCATCGGCGGTGGGAAGATATTTATTTCCCCAATTGACGATATACACCGTGTACGTACCGGAGAGAGCGACGAAGCGGCTATTTAG
- a CDS encoding ATP-binding protein, giving the protein MFTYNKDTFLNINKIIFSSLDIREVYQTMSNELSKIIDFDRLTITLITEDNNLYEAFVVQSKTHEDTYIKEGDLYPMKDSLMEKVVQSRKPVIVDDTAKSQFATDVFLFKEGIRSRLGFPLVYKGCIMKHQKLFHIDEKKYPIEFKERIIGSINFGSRQKQHYSKKHVDFVSKIAPQLAMAIENTRLFNRIKDAEEKYRNVVESSPDIIFECTSDGKFFLINPSVEKILGYSVHYFYDAGSSILSLCHADDQGQVQREILQLFHGEKNSLMDFEFRVVHKKGNIVWLSLEAIPIKQDNKIIGIEGFCRDITDRKKLDELKNSLIRDVTHELKTPVAKMEMAIDMYWRSFAIESESPGEKELHLYNLLQNNVSRLKNIIRNVLDISRLESGVERLNISDFTFVELVDQVIHELNPIAIQKDNKITHQIPPAIILKADREKMYYLLVNLVGNAIKFTSHGRIDISFMITPNGFEVSVKDTGKGLNEEAIKHAFDKFYKETPSIPGSGIGLAISKNIVELHNGCIWAESGGKGKGAKFTFRLPTCHLMKQST; this is encoded by the coding sequence ATGTTTACTTACAACAAAGACACCTTTCTTAATATTAACAAAATCATCTTCTCCAGCCTTGATATTCGTGAAGTTTATCAGACGATGAGCAATGAACTGTCAAAAATAATTGATTTTGACAGATTAACCATCACACTTATAACCGAGGATAATAATTTATACGAAGCATTTGTGGTTCAATCAAAAACGCATGAAGATACCTACATCAAAGAAGGCGATTTGTACCCCATGAAAGACAGCCTCATGGAAAAGGTAGTGCAATCCCGCAAACCCGTAATAGTGGACGATACCGCCAAAAGCCAATTTGCAACGGACGTCTTTTTGTTTAAGGAGGGCATTCGATCAAGACTTGGTTTTCCGCTTGTTTACAAAGGATGCATAATGAAACATCAAAAACTGTTTCATATCGATGAGAAAAAATATCCGATCGAATTCAAAGAACGCATAATAGGCAGCATAAATTTTGGCAGCAGGCAGAAGCAACATTATTCGAAAAAGCATGTGGATTTTGTGTCAAAAATTGCACCGCAATTAGCCATGGCAATTGAAAATACACGGCTTTTTAACAGAATCAAGGATGCGGAAGAAAAATATAGAAATGTAGTCGAAAGTTCCCCTGACATTATTTTTGAATGCACAAGCGACGGCAAATTCTTTCTGATAAATCCTTCCGTAGAAAAAATACTGGGTTACTCCGTGCATTACTTCTATGATGCGGGCAGTTCCATACTTTCTCTATGCCACGCGGATGACCAGGGGCAGGTGCAGCGCGAAATTCTTCAGTTATTTCATGGCGAGAAGAACTCCTTGATGGATTTTGAATTTAGAGTTGTCCACAAAAAAGGCAACATTGTATGGCTGTCTCTGGAAGCAATCCCCATCAAACAGGATAATAAAATAATTGGCATCGAAGGGTTTTGCCGGGATATTACCGATAGGAAAAAACTGGATGAGTTGAAAAACAGTTTGATCCGTGACGTTACGCATGAACTAAAAACCCCTGTTGCCAAAATGGAAATGGCAATTGACATGTATTGGCGTTCTTTTGCAATAGAAAGTGAATCTCCAGGGGAAAAAGAACTACATCTTTACAATCTTCTTCAAAACAATGTGAGCCGTTTGAAAAACATTATCAGAAATGTGCTCGACATATCTAGGCTGGAATCGGGAGTAGAACGTTTAAATATATCCGATTTCACCTTCGTCGAATTGGTGGACCAGGTTATCCACGAATTAAACCCTATCGCTATACAAAAAGACAATAAAATAACACATCAAATACCTCCCGCCATTATTTTGAAAGCCGACCGGGAAAAAATGTATTATTTACTTGTTAATCTGGTCGGAAACGCAATAAAATTTACCAGTCATGGCCGGATCGATATATCGTTCATGATAACGCCCAACGGCTTTGAAGTGTCCGTAAAAGATACAGGAAAGGGGCTGAACGAAGAAGCAATTAAGCATGCGTTTGACAAATTTTATAAGGAAACCCCTTCCATACCAGGGTCCGGAATAGGCCTTGCAATAAGCAAAAACATTGTCGAATTACATAATGGCTGTATTTGGGCTGAATCTGGCGGCAAAGGAAAAGGGGCAAAATTTACCTTCAGATTGCCCACATGCCATCTGATGAAACAATCAACTTAG
- a CDS encoding response regulator: MKDLLIVEDDPEMQEFYRDMLKGEQFSVTYVSDGEEGLKEMKGKKYDLVILDILMENITGDRLFSLLRKDKHYKEVPVIMASSLDKQAYQCFQALGKVSFLEKPFTKEMLIAEINKYL; the protein is encoded by the coding sequence ATGAAAGATTTATTAATTGTAGAAGACGATCCTGAAATGCAGGAATTTTACAGGGATATGTTGAAAGGCGAACAATTCTCGGTCACGTATGTTTCAGACGGAGAAGAAGGTCTCAAAGAAATGAAGGGTAAAAAATATGACTTGGTAATACTGGATATTCTGATGGAAAATATTACAGGCGACAGGTTGTTTTCCTTGTTAAGGAAAGACAAACATTATAAAGAGGTACCCGTGATTATGGCGTCTTCATTAGACAAACAAGCATATCAATGCTTCCAGGCGCTGGGGAAGGTATCATTCCTGGAAAAACCATTCACAAAAGAAATGTTGATAGCCGAGATAAACAAGTATTTATAG